Within the Rhodopirellula bahusiensis genome, the region TCATGTGCTCGCCAAAAACTTGCAATTGAGGCGACGCATCAGGTGAAAATCGAGTGGCCACGTTGACCAACTGCCCGACGTTCACCCTGGTAAATGCGTCAAGTACAAACTGAATTTGGCAAACGGCTATTCCCGATTTGTTGCACCAGGGAACAAAACGGCGGCTGAGCGAGGAAAATTTGCAGTCGATTCGGTGCAAGCCCTCACCGCAGCAAGAGTGGCTCGGTGCGGCCTCAAGTCAGAAGACGCGAAGGCGACGGATCAAAACCTGATCCGCAGAGGGAGTGGAGTGATTGAGAACGACGCAATCAATCCAAGTGAGCAGCGCCCACGCTAGATCCGATGGGCGGTTGCGAAGCGAGGTCGATCGTTGTTGCACCGTCGAACTCTCCGATGTTCCCGTGTGTCGCTGTCGTTGGAGACACGCCGGAAGAAATCGCCGCGTGATGCGGCAACCGAAATCATGCCAGAGTGCGTGCCGGCAATTGATGGGCGGGTGTGCCGTCGATGAAGAAGCCAGGTCAAAGCTCGACGAGGCTTTTTAACCTGTCCCGCTTTCTGTCCCGACTTTGCCGCAGAGCCTACTTTTCCCCGAGAAATACGGCCCTGGTCGAATCCTGTCGGGGGTACTCAAAACAGCTTTGCTATTCTTTGTTGACTCATCGATTGCGGTGCGAAAGCCATTGGGCGTGCGAATCATTGCCACCAAGTTTTTAGGGAATCGATACCCAAAAACTCTTGTTCGAATGAGCAACGACCATGGGACGCATCTGAAAGGCAATGCCGCAGTACCGGCTCGAAGTTTCTGGACAGGCCGTCGCCACACTCAGTGGCAGGACGTACTACCTGGGTGAGCACAACTCACCGGAGAAGCGAGGGCAAACGACCGCACCCGAGCCGAAGAAGCAGCAGCAACCAGTCGACCTCACTATCGTTCGGGCCACTGCGGAGTCTCTCTCTCCGACCGTTGTTGCGACGGTCCGTGTTCAGGTCGCAGCAGGCGCCCGCCCATAGGAGATCTGCCGAATTTGCCCGATGGATATCGATCGACTAGGCGAAGATTGGATCCATGGTCCACCGGAACACAAGACGGCAGGCATGAAATCGACAAAGCAATCCCGACCGTCGGCGACGCAAGAGATGCACTGACACCCTACCTGTCAGGTTATGGCCGAATGAGCGACGTGCCGTGCGGCGAGCTGCTACCAGGATGCGCGCGATGGCTGCGGCAAGCCCATTTCAGAGTGGCCAGCTTTGCCAACAGCGGCTTTTGAACACAAGCTTCACCGATCTATCAGCGTAAATTTGAATCCGGGCTGAAACCCATTACGCTGAACAAAAGGAACGAAAGAAGGTTGAAAACCAGGAGCCAATGGATGGAAAAGTTTGAATTCAATATCAGCATTCCGATCAGCCGCAAAACAAAGTTCGGAGTGAAAGGGCTGCTCACCCTCGTCTTACTGGTCGGGTGCAACAGGATGACAGGACTCAGCAGACTTGCAGGTGCGAACTCCCGAGTGAGAAACATGGACTCGTAGCCTTCGTCGAATCCCATCGTTCAGCACGCTCGTTGGAAGTAGCAGACTTCAACCAAGTTCTCTCCGCGGTTCAAGACGAGTGTATCCGGCGGGGGATCAGGAACCAGCCAAACCAAGTCGATTGTTCCCTCACGTTCCATCAAAATGAATCGGCGATCCAAATCGCTCTGCCCGCGAATTTCACGCATGGGCCTATGTCAAAACGCGGCCCGGTCAAGCAAAACGTGTGTTTTGGCACACAACCCGCGATAGCCATACGGCTCTCAATGCGTCAACGCACGGATCGAGCAAGAACATCACGAGGATCCAATGTATCCCTCACAATCGATGGAAACGGACTGACCAAACCGGAGATGGACCAAGGCTTTTTGAGTTGATCCACCTACCTGATAACCAAACATGGGTCACACCTTTGTGTCCTACAGTTCACGTGCCCCAGCAGGCGAATCTGCCCTATCGATCGCAATAACATCGAAACTGACATGACCATCAATATACTTCACGTCGAAGATCGAAAAGAGGAAGCCCAGTTCATCCAAATGATGCTGGGCAGGTCTCCTGACTTTGAAGTGTCGGTCACGCAGGCCGAATCATTGGCCATGGCGCTCTCCGAACTGGCAATCTCCAACTTCGACCTCGTGCTTCTCGATCTCGGACTGCCCGACAATGTCGGAGTCGAAGCCGTCGAGACGATACGCAATCATTCACCCCACGTCCCCATTTTCATTCTGAGTGGTGACGAGCGGCAAACAACTGCGATCGCAGCGATCCAAGCAGGCGCACAGGACTACTTGCCCAAACAACACATGGTGGGACAGGTCCTCGCAAGAATGACTCAGCTTTCCATTGCAAGACAGAAGCGTCTGCGGCAAGCGGAAGAAGACTCGCTCACCGACGGACTCACGCAACTTGGCAATCGTCGTGCGAGCGACATTGCCTTCGAGCAGCGACGAACAAGACTTGGAAATGATCACGTCATGTTTGGTTTGGTCGTCGTCGACATCGATCGATTCAAAGCAATCAACGATTTGTACGGGCACGATGAGGGCGACCAAGTCATCCAACGTGTTGCAAACCAACTCTCGCAAGCATCCGATGAGCAGTGGGATCTACACCGCCATGGCGGAGAGGAGTTCACCGTTTTGTTCCCGGTCGAAGACCTGAAAGAACTATCAGCGATTGCGAGTCGACTACAAGCTTCCTGTACTTTCTCACACGGCCCTCAGGATCTGATCAAAATTTCAGTGAGCTGCGGAGTCACCGCCGTTCACAGCGACGACACTTTCCGAACCGCCTTCAAACGTGCCGACGCTGCACTTTACGCGTCCAAGGGACGTGGTCGATGTTGCAGTAGTGTCCACGACGGACAATCCATTCACCCAATCCTCATTCACACTGACTTCCCTTCGTCCCTCGCCATTCACGTGCCCTGCGTGAAAGCTAACTCGCCCAACTGAGCGAGATCATTGACTTCAGAGTTGCCACTGTCGGAATTCCAATTGTGGCCAAGTCCCTTTAATTCGCAACCGCTTGAACGGCGAACTCGACAAGCGGAGCAGGGTCCTTCAATGAGTGCGGGTGATGCCCCAATCCGGGTCGACGGAATTCTCGGACTTGGCCGCCGAATTCTCGGTAGCGTCGGACTAACACATCACTGTTCTCACTCGGCGGAACGACGTTGTCCTGTTCGTTGATCATGGCGAAAATGGGCACTCCCGCTTTGGCAAGTCCAGCCAAACGATGCAGCGGTCCATCTTCCATCGACTTTGATTCTTCTTCGGTGATTTGATAGGCATCCAAACACGTCTTCCATGCTCGAGGCGCGCCGATGCCGTCTCCTTTGCCACCTGGCCACGAACGAATGTCCATGACCGCGTTGTCGACATAGATGCCGCTGACCTGGTCCGGGTTGGCGGATGCCCACCGCATCACAATCAACCCGCCACGACTCATCCCTTCCAACAACGGCTTGGGATTCAAACCGATCTGCTGGCTGAGTTTGTAAAACTGATCCCAACGCTTGAGCGCGGTTTCGTTGCCAAACAAATCTGCGACGTCGCAGTAACCGACGTGCCACCCCTGATTCAACAAAGCCACGTCGAGTTGCGGTTCGTGGCCCCAAAACCGAGCCCGCCAAATCCATGGTGCATTCTCGGCGGACGTCGCAGGGCTGACCAACTTACAAGCCACTCCGTCCAGCTTGAATTCACGTTGAACAAACCCATGGAAATCGCTGACGGAAACTTGGACACCAGGTTGATTTTCAAGTTGACCAGCGGGAGTGTCCTCCGCCACCGCAACAGATGCCGGCTGATTGGAACCCACCGATTCGTCGCCAACCACCACAACCGGCGAAACGATGCTGAGAACGAACACCAGCCAGAACGGATGGAACAGGCAAAAGCAGACTGGGTTGATCATGTTCGGCAACGAAGGCGGGAGCGAGGAAAGACTTGGGTGGTCAGCGACAGCAGGAATGGTCCGGAGGGATGGAAAACAAATTTGATTCCACCGTTCCCTTCCACACGAAGATACACAAACCATCGCCGGGTGTCCGTCGCCCCCGACCAGATTGGATGATGAAGACAAGCGTCACTGCGTCGTGGTCGAGGGCGGGCATTTCCTCGCTGGGATCCCTGGAGATCAGAGCGATCCGAAAATGCATTGACATCTCTTGCCACGCGGCCAACACTGGTCATGTCAACCGTTGAACCGAACTCCGGAACAGGTCGTTGGCGTTCAAGCCTCCTCCACCCAATGCATTGGCAGATTCCATGACGACCGAAAGATTCCGCCCCCGCCTCCACTGCTTGGCTCTCCTCGCGATTGGGCTGCATGCGATTCCGGTTGTCGCACAGGATTGGCCCTCAATCCGAGGACCGCAGTATGACGGATCAGCCGCCTCAGGCGACCAGGATTTGGCGGAAGGCCCACTGCAATTGAAGGTGGTTTGGAAGCAACCCATCGGCAGCGGTTATTCCGGTGTCGTGAAATCAGGCGAACGTTTGGTCTCGGCGATGGCGGACGTGGCGGCTGACCAAGAGTACGTGGTCGCCATGTCGGCAAAGACCGGCGAGACACTCTGGAAAACTCCGACCGGGAAGGTGATGAAGGGAGCGAACGGATCGTTCGACGGCCCTGTGTCTACCCCAGCCGTCGATGACACTCAGGCATATCATCTTTCACCGTTTGGCATTCTGGCTGCTTATGACCTGACGGACGGGAGCATCGCTTGGCAGCATGATTTAAAGAAGGAGTATTCTGTCGAACCAAACTTTTATGGATTTGGAACTTCACCGATTGTTCATGATGGAGTGCTAATCATTCCAGTCGGATCGCCCGAAGGGGCTGTGATGGGATTTGATACGAAGACGGGCCAAGTGGCTTGGAAAGTGGGACAGGACCAAGCCGCGTTTCAGTCGGCCGTCTTGATGGAGCTAGCAGGAGAAACCACCGTTCTCGTCGCTTGCAACACAACTTTGTTTGCGATCGCACCTGCAACCGGAAAGGTCATTTGGTCTCGGCCTCACGGCGGTGCCTCGGGTGAACCGGTGGCCGCAGTCGTGCCTGTTCCGCTGCCGGGCGACGGGCTGTTCTTGAACGACAGTCGTGATGGATCGACAGGCTTGAATCTTCATGCGGACAGCGCGTCGGAGCGTTGGTCAGGACGCACCATTCGCAACACGTACTGCGTGCCGGTGATGTCGGGCGGGCTGCTGTGTTCGTACTCGTCTCGTTTTCTGGTCGCCGTGGATCCCGAGACCGGCGATCAGGTCTGGAGAACTCGGTCGCCGAGCAACGGCTTTCTCGCGACGGTTGCCGGACGCTTGGTGGTGGCAACGCTGGACGGAACGTTGCATGTTGGCGATGTCACGGAAGACGGGTTCGACGAAGCGGCTCAAACGCGAGTGTTCAAGACAGGCGACACCGATTCGGACGGGCTGATGTGGAGCCTGCCATCGATCGCCGGTCGTTCGATTTACCTGCGAAGTCTCGGTGCAATCGCGAGAATCGATCTCGAATCTGGCCAACAACTTCAAACGGCATCTTCCGATGAACCCAAACTTGGGCCTGACTTCGCCGCGTTCATCCAGAGTGTGGAGTCCTCGGACGACAAACAAACCACGGTCGACGAGTACTTGCGTGGGAAGTCTCTGCCCCTGATCGAAGACGACTTCGTCCACTTCATTCTTCAAGGGGACTACAAAGACGTTGCCGTGGCAAGCGAACTGTTTGGTGTACGCCAAGAACGAGCCATGCAGCGAATGCAAGGAACCGACCTGTTTTACTTTGGGGTTCAAGTTCCTGAGACAACGCGACTTTCTTACGTCTTCTTTGCCGACTACCAACCACTGGTTGACCCAACCTCGGATCAACAGTTCACGAGTGGTTTAGTCGCGGGCGAAATGGAACCGATCTTCCGAAAACCAAGCTCCTCGCTGCAGCTTTCTTGGTTTGACAAAGGCAACCTCACCGAGGACTTGGTGATCGATGTTGACCAACCGAACTCGGATATCTCGGGAAAAATCGTCGAAACACGGCTGGACAGTGCTGCGTTGAAAGAGAGCGTTGAACTTTCGATCTACTTGCCACCTGGATACGTCGAAAGCGAACAAAGTGCCCCAGAGAAAACCTACCCGGTTGTGTTCGTGCACGACGGCAACGGTGCAATGGATAGCGGCAATCAGGCGTCGATTGTCGATCAGTTGATTCAGTCGAAAACCATTCATCCCGTCGTCGTCGTGTTCATCGACAAACGCTTCTACCCGATGCAAGGGGCATCCGGCTATCCGGAGTTCTTCGCGAAAGAATTGCTCCCGATGATCGACCGTGAATACCGCATCTCTGCGAACCGCGACGACCGCGCCAGCCTGAGTGGCGGGTTCGGTGCGACGCTCGCGTTGATGGCGACTCTCCCGGTGAGCGACCAAATTGGCGTGATCGGATGCCATTCTCCGTTTGCCTTTGAAATGTTGCACCCGATGGTGTCACAGCTTTCCAAACTGCCCAACGACCGTTGTCAAATCTTGGTGCAGTGGAGTCGGCATGAGTTTCGGAACCCGTCGGAAAACTGGAACATGGGCGATCAAGCACAAATTGTCGCAAAAATTTTGGCGGACGGTGGCCACGAAGTCACCTCCGAGGGAATCGGCACGGGCAGCGATTGGGTGAGCTGGCGAACCCAATCCGTTCGAATGTGGCAACACTTGCTTGGTCAATAGCCGTTGACTTTGTGGTCGCGCTCCCAAACACTTGTCATTGTTCACAGTTTCGTTTGACAAATTTGGCGGGTGGTGAGAGTGACGAATCCAAAAATCGGTGGCAAGCCAGCCTTGATGCTGACGAGTTGCGACGCGATGGAGGTCAGTGACCAAGAGCGAATCGCGTGCGGGCTGCACATCGCCTCCCGCAGTCTGTCATCGGCCATGGCCGCGGCGGTCGCTCCGCATGGGCTCAGCGGAATGGAAGCGAACCTGCTTCTCAAATTGGACAAAGGTTTGAATTCGCCTTCGGAGATCGCTACTTACCTTGGGATCGACGCCTCCAATCTCTCGCGTTTGATGCGCAAGATGCAAAATGCCGAATTGATTCGGCGGGAAGTGGACGCCACCAATCGCTCTCGGGTCATCATTGAACTGACCGCGAAAGGCAAACGACTCACGAAGAAGATCAAGCCAGATGTTCGCGAAATGGAAAAGAGCGTGATGTCGGTGCTGACAGCCAAGGAACTGACGACGCTTCAGAAGATCCTGATGAAAATGTGTGTCAGCGTGATCGAGGCCTGAATGCCCGCGTTGGTCGATCACTGGCTCAATTCCGCAAATCTTCTGTGTTTGATGCAACCCTTACAAGCAGAAAGGTCGATGAACGAGACAACGTCTTCTTGTTTGGGCAAGTCATTCCGATGGGTAGCCGCTAGCACCACCGCGCCGTCCACTGTTTGACAGTGCTAGCTCTGACCGTCATTGGTTCAGGATCTGCTCCCAACGCACGAGCTGAAACCGACGGTCTGGTCGCAGAGCCCTCCGCCGTTTCAACAACCTTCGCCCCCGTCGAAGACAGTGTCAGTCAGAGTGATTTGTCTGACGCCATCACGTGAATTCGCGAATTGGAAACGATCGTCGCGGACATGCAGGCCGAGTCGGCGAGTGCGGCCATACCAGCAACGGTCGACGGGACAGCCTCCCAACACGTGCCGTTCACGGATCGATCCACGCACGATGGAATCTATGATTCCGGCTGGACATGGCGTCCCCGCAACCCTCAGGAATCGCCTTTTGAGTTGACCGTTGGATTGCACAACCAGTTTCGCTACACGGGCTTCTCTCGTGAGGAAGCCTCGTCGGTCGACGCTGCCGGAAACATTCGCGAGATCAACAACCGGAACGACTTCAACATCAACCGAGGTCGGTTGGTGTTTTCCGGGTATGCGTTTGACGAGGACCTGCGGTTCTATTCCAACATCGACTACAGCACCGTCACCTCCAATCCCATCCAATTGCTGTTGGGATGGATTTCGTTTCGGATGTCCGATCGGTTATCGATCTACCTTGGGCTTGGCAAACTGCCAGGAACCTGGGAATGGACGGAAACATCTCGGTACACGCTCGGTGCCGACCGAACGATGGCGACGACATTCTTTCGACCGTCCATCACAGCGGGCATATGGGCCAAAGGCAAACTGACCGACGACATCTCGTATCACGTGCTGGTCGGGAACGGATACAACACGCTGTCACTGCAAGCATCCGAACTCGACACGCAACTCGCCTATTCCGCCCTCTCGTGGTGGGAACCATTGGAGGAGTTCGGGCCCGGTTTCTCAGACATCGAGAACCACCCGTCACTGGCATTCCGGTTGGGACATGGACTGACTCAAACCAGAAACGCCAGCAGCAGCAACGCTGACCCCGCGGCCGAGCAAACCGTCATTCGACTCAGCGACGGAACTCGCCTGATCGAACCCAATGCGATCGCTCCCGGGGTGACGGTGAATGCCTTTGATATCTGGTTGTACTCCGCTCACTTTGGAATCAAACGGCGAGGATTCAGCTTCAGCAGCGAAGTGTTCCTAAGGTGGCTTCGCAACATCGAAGGCGACACCGGCACCGGGCTACCGTCACAGTTTGACCAAGGGTTCTTCGTTCAGAGCGGCGTGTTTGTGATTCCACAAACGCTGGAACTGTTTGCACGTGGATCCCAGGTGAACGGGGAGTACGGCAGCGGCGACGAAATTTCGGCTGGGTTCAACTGGTACTTGTTCAACAAGCGATCCGCTCGATTCACGTTCGACGTGACTTCCATCGACGATTCACCCGCACAGCAATCGCGAACGGGTTATGTCGCAGGAGAAAGCGGCACCCTTTTCCGGTCCCAGTTGTGGACCTTCTTTTGAGCCGCAAAGCTTCGTCGTAGTGGGTGAACGGCGACCTTTTCAGGTGTTCGCCTGTTTGTGCCTGGGAATCATGGCGAACGCCAGTGGTTCACCTTCCAATCAGTACGCCAAATTGCCACCAAACTCAGGAACGCGGTCGGCTTTCACGAGGTCGGCCCATTGATTCAATCTTCCACGAGACATTTCCCAAAACTCTTCGCACAGTTCGAAGTACTCCAGAACCACGTTCTTTTGCCCCACCTCCAGCAATGCTTTCGCCAAAACCATGTTGGGCCCGAACGATTTCAACTGAGGAGAACCTGGCGTTTGGCCGGCCCGAAGCAGATACGATTTCGCTTCTTCCACGTCGCCGTTGAAGAGTGCCACGCGGCCCAGGATCAAATTCCCATGATGGAGATGGTTCCCTCGATTTCGTCCGGACTCAGCGACTTGGAGCATCTCCTTGGCATAGGTTGCTGCCGCGTCGATGTCCCCGGCTTCGAAGGCAACCTTGGCCAAACTTTGCAGTAGAAACTCTTGCTCCATTGGCCCCGAGAGTCGATAAGCGGATTGGTACTCGCCAAACGATTTGATTGCAAGGTCCTTCCGTTCGGGCCCCTCGGAAAGCGAGATCATTCCCAAGGAATACAATTGGCCCACAGCGGAAGACCACTCGGGATCATTTGGAGCCAATCGTTTGCCTCTCTGCAACAACGTTTCTGACAAATCACGATCGTGAAGCAAAAAGTAACGTGCAGCATGGCGAAGAACCGCTGGACTTTCAGGCAAATCATCCGTTGTCTTGATCCAAGCCTTCTTCGCTGTGTCATAAGCATCCGGTTGCAAGATTCGGTCGATTGTGACAAAGGGCGTCCCCATGATCTCGGCCTCCGGTGCATTCTCAATCAACCACAGCACGTGTCGCTGATGCGTTTCCTCTGCACCAGGCTGCTCACGCCGGCAGAGAAAGTAATACCCTAATAGCTTGGTTCGAGAATCAATGTCCGCCGGTTGGTCAGCCACCTTCTTTTCGAGCTCAGCGACCTCTTCCGGTGTCAATCGCCGACCCTGCATTGCCAATTTTTGAACATCCGACGCCATCCCCACCACTCCCATCTCACTCACAAGAAATCTGTTTGCGGCTTACCTGATCTGCTGCATCCTACTGAGGCGGGGAAAGCTTCGCGACAACGAGATACATCACCGGGGCCAGAATCAATACGACGAGGGTGCTGAGTGCAAGCCCGAAGGTGAGGCTGGTTGCCATCGGCGAAACCACTTGGGCTTCCTTGGATCGCTCCAGCAGAATCGGCATCATTCCGGCGCATGTGGTCACCGACGTCAGCAAAACGGCTCGAAAGCGTCGTCGTCCGCCGTCGATGATCGCTTCGTGAAGCGGCAAGCCATCGGCCACACGACGATTGATAAAGTCGACCAGCACAATCGAGTCGTTCACAACCACTCCAGCGAGTGCCACGATTCCAAAGATGCTGAACAACGTCAGATCGATGTTCATCACGATGTGACCGAAGATGGCTCCGATGAAACCAAACGGAATGATCGAAAGGATTAGAATCGCTTGCCAACTCGAATTGAACTGGATTGTCAGCAACAGGAACATCGCTCCCAAAACGAACACAAACCCCACCACCAAACTATTGACCGTCTCATCGGTCTGCTCCTGTTGTCCGCCCCACTGCAACTGAACTCCAGGAAACTCCTTTCGGAATTCCGGAACGAAGTTCGCTTTGAGATCGGAGACGACATTGAACGCATTGCCGCGAGTTTCGTCGACATCGGCCACCACTGAAATGCTACGCATTTGGTTGACCCGACTAATCTCGGAGTACCCCCGTTGCACATCGACTTTGACAATTTCGTTGAGGGGCCTCTCCATACGATCCGTGCCTCGAACGCGAATGTCGTTGAAGCTGACCAATGTGTTGCGATCCTCACGAGGGTAGCGAACTCGCAGGGGCACTTCATGGCGTCCCCGCTGCAATCGCATGACCTCTTCACCGTAGTAAGATGCTCGGACGGTCCCCGCTACATCGGCCAGCGAAACGCCCATCGCTTTCGCATCGTCGCGAACCTTGATGCGGTATTCCCATTTGCCTTGGCGTGTGTCCGTTGCGATGTCAGAGACATAGGGGTACTCACCCAGCTTTGCCTTGCATCGCTCGATCGCGGCGTCCAGCATCGCCAGGTTCTCACCGGTCGCCATCAACCTCAGCTCGATGGGCAGAGATGCAGGTCCACGGGGCGTCGCGCCAAAAGCAACGGCTTCGGCTCCAGGAAATCGCCCTGATTCCTCACGCCACATCCGCACAATGTCATCGCTTGATACCGTTCGTTCACCGATGTCGTTGAGCTGGATGAACAGACCGCCGACGTGACCGGCAACGCTGCTGCCTACCTCATCGCCCGACGAGCCAACGGTTCGTTGAACCGCTTGAACAAACCCACCAGGATCAGCCGTCATCTTTTCGTCGATCGAACGCTGATTGACTTTCCAGATCGCGTCTTCCAAGCGTTTTGTGGCCGCGTTGGTGATTTCCACCGGCGTTCCGTCAGGGTAGGTCACCTGCACGGTGATGAAACCAAAGTCGATCTTGGGCAGCAGCAAGAACGGAACCATGCCCGACCGAACGACTCCCACCGACAAGATCAACAGACCGGCAAGCGTCGACAGTACAACGGCCGGGTTCCTGAGCGACCACCCCAAGATCGGTGTGTAGATCCGATCAATGCATTTGGTCAAAAGCTTCGACATCCCCGAGTTTGCTTTTTGAAGCAACCACGCCAATGGACGCAAAGGCATCAACAAATACGTCACCACATCCAAGAATCGACTGCGTTTGTGCGAGAGGTGCGATGGCAGGATGGTCAAACTTTCGAACATCGAGACGATCAACATTGCACCGACACACATCGGTAAAACGACGGTCAATCGTTTGATTCGGCCTTCCATGTACATGATCGGCGCGAACGCAATCACCGTCGTTAGAATCGCGGTGATCACGGACGGCATCACCTCATACGCCCCGTCGATGGCAGCTTGGTGATAGCTCTTTCCCATTTCGCGATGCGCATAGATGTTCTCGCCAACCACGATCGCGTCATCGACGACAGTCCCCAACGCGATCAAGAACGCGAACATGGAAGTCATGTTGAGTGTATGTCCGCCGAAGTGCATGTAGATGCATGCGCCCAACAACGAAATGGGAATGCCGAGCATCACCCACCACGCCAATCGCATTTCCAGGAACAAAGCCAGGACGATAAAAACGAGAACCAAGCCCATCCAAGCGTTCT harbors:
- a CDS encoding efflux RND transporter permease subunit; the encoded protein is MKSLIAWSVKNWQAMNVVMVGVLLLGAFSLSQLRRDFWPDFELYVLSISVEYPGASPDEIEEGILEKIEEAVRTVDGVDEMTSLAREGMGTVTLELDPDANQADAQRVLTEVTTLIGQIPSFPELAEKPDIRMNTNFVTAIRVAVMGPKVPEFSDVADEDESSSSDVTRGPPFDHAEAKAEAALALRRVAEQIREEILALPSVSVADLVGTPDYQIDIEIPEDTLRKYNLSLQSVAQIVRANNVELPGGTLRGRSQEVLLRGSDKSSVGSGIEEIPLVSQPGGAVLTVGDLGRVRDEFSVEGSINEVNGHPAVLVSIETTSADDLIQVAEEVRQFVAEGSDALPNGYSLIAMRDRSTSVKNRLNLLSKNAWMGLVLVFIVLALFLEMRLAWWVMLGIPISLLGACIYMHFGGHTLNMTSMFAFLIALGTVVDDAIVVGENIYAHREMGKSYHQAAIDGAYEVMPSVITAILTTVIAFAPIMYMEGRIKRLTVVLPMCVGAMLIVSMFESLTILPSHLSHKRSRFLDVVTYLLMPLRPLAWLLQKANSGMSKLLTKCIDRIYTPILGWSLRNPAVVLSTLAGLLILSVGVVRSGMVPFLLLPKIDFGFITVQVTYPDGTPVEITNAATKRLEDAIWKVNQRSIDEKMTADPGGFVQAVQRTVGSSGDEVGSSVAGHVGGLFIQLNDIGERTVSSDDIVRMWREESGRFPGAEAVAFGATPRGPASLPIELRLMATGENLAMLDAAIERCKAKLGEYPYVSDIATDTRQGKWEYRIKVRDDAKAMGVSLADVAGTVRASYYGEEVMRLQRGRHEVPLRVRYPREDRNTLVSFNDIRVRGTDRMERPLNEIVKVDVQRGYSEISRVNQMRSISVVADVDETRGNAFNVVSDLKANFVPEFRKEFPGVQLQWGGQQEQTDETVNSLVVGFVFVLGAMFLLLTIQFNSSWQAILILSIIPFGFIGAIFGHIVMNIDLTLFSIFGIVALAGVVVNDSIVLVDFINRRVADGLPLHEAIIDGGRRRFRAVLLTSVTTCAGMMPILLERSKEAQVVSPMATSLTFGLALSTLVVLILAPVMYLVVAKLSPPQ